A window of Ananas comosus cultivar F153 linkage group 4, ASM154086v1, whole genome shotgun sequence contains these coding sequences:
- the LOC109709088 gene encoding LOW QUALITY PROTEIN: ent-copalyl diphosphate synthase 1, chloroplastic-like (The sequence of the model RefSeq protein was modified relative to this genomic sequence to represent the inferred CDS: deleted 2 bases in 1 codon) → MRPPSLPSLRAAEVAEEAMRVGKEDGVDSIGDRVSHSNWLEESSKLDDEHNLLEVPGLDLWKIINEVKATLGAINDGEITISAYDTAWVALIEKQDGGSGPQFPSCVRWIVDNQLHDGSWGDAAMFSAHDRMINTLACIVALKLWGVHLEKYERGLSFLRENMWRLAEEEAELMTVGFEIAFPSLIEMAKNLGLDTLYDDPALKDIYARRSLKLKRIPQEVMYKVPTTILHSLEGMRGLDWVSLLKLQCVDGSFLFSPSSTAYAFMQTRDEKCFDYLQRTVERFNGGVPNVYPVDLFEHLWVVDRLARLGISRYFEHEIKSCVDYASRYWTEEGICWARNSPVHDVDDTAMGFRLLRLHGYDVSSNVFRKFEKDGEFICFAGQSSQAVTGMYNLNRAAQLLFLGEKILERAKGFSYAFLRGKQACNELTDKWIIAKDLSGEVEYALDFSWYANLPRIETRLYLDQYGGANDIWIGKTLYRMPVVNNDLYLELAKADFNQCQALHQLEWLGLQMWYEENGLGKYGVNKKSMLRAYFLAVSSIFEPDRAAERLGWARTAVLADAVSAYFCSKSCTEEMRLHFIRDFLKGDVDKSCDNNWIRSGMEKTEEGLLGLLHQLIDRLAFEAVPPPPLERRATRHDLRQAWHQWLVTWREEGTNGWAHAGARRSGTEDTGLLFGRTVEICGGRFAPTDQAVDQPEYVRLTRLTSSLSRLLSLIIRRRRTTTMLLSLQGVAEKDTIVNKIDEFEEVDSEMQELVQCVLQSSSNLNNTTKQTFLSVVKSFYYLAHCPYATLDTHISKVIFHRVV, encoded by the exons atgaggccTCCATCATTACCGTCGCTGAGGGCcgcggaggtggcggaggaggcgatGAGGGTTGGAAAGG AGGATGGTGTTGATTCTATTGGTGATAGAGTTTCACATTCCAATTGGTTGGAGGAGAGTAGTAAATTGGATGATGAGCACAATCTACTTGAG GTCCCCGGCTTAGATTTATGGAAGATAATAAATGAAGTAAAGGCGACGTTGGGCGCGATCAACGATGGAGAGATAACCATTTCGGCATATGACACTGCGTGGGTCGCATTAATAGAGAAACAAGACGGAGGCAGTGGCCCACAATTCCCGTCTTGCGTACGATGGATCGTCGATAACCAACTTCATGACGGCTCGTGGGGCGACGCTGCCATGTTCTCCGCCCATGACAGGATGATCAACACTCTCGCTTGCATTGTCGCATTGAAGTTGTGGGGTGTTCACCTTGAAAAGTACGAAAGAG GATTATCATTTCTCCGCGAGAACATGTGGAGgttggcggaggaggaggcagaGCTTATGACTGTTGGCTTTGAGATTGCTTTCCCTTCCCTAATAGAGATGGCCAAAAACCTGGGCCTGGATACTCTTTATGATGATCCAGCCTTGAAGGATATATATGCAAGGAGAAGTCTAAAGCTCAAGAG GATACCGCAGGAAGTGATGTATAAAGTACCAACAACAATTCTCCATAGCCTGGAGGGAATGCGTGGTTTGGATTGGGTTAGTCTTCTTAAGCTCCAATGCGTGGATGGCTCCTTCCTATTCTCTCCTTCCTCTACGGCTTACGCGTTCATGCAAACGCGAGACGAGAAGTGCTTCGACTACCTTCAACGAACGGTCGAAAGATTCAATGGAGGGG TGCCTAATGTTTATCCGGTCGACCTATTCGAGCACCTTTGGGTTGTCGACAGATTGGCTCGTCTTGGTATCTCTCGGTATTTCGAGCACGAGATTAAAAGTTGCGTAGATTATGCGTCCAG ATACTGGACCGAAGAAGGGATTTGTTGGGCAAGGAATTCTCCGGTGCACGACGTGGACGACACGGCGATGGGATTCCGCCTATTACGATTACACGGATATGATGTCTCCTCGA ATGTTTTTAGGAAATTTGAGAAGGATGGAGAGTTTATTTGCTTCGCGGGGCAGTCGAGCCAGGCAGTCACCGGGATGTACAACCTGAACAGGGCAGCACAGTTATTATTCCTGGGAGAGAAGATATTGGAGCGCGCTAAGGGCTTCTCGTACGCGTTCCTTCGAGGAAAGCAAGCTTGCAACGAGCTCACTGATAAGTGGATCATCGCCAAGGATTTGTCAGGCGAG GTAGAGTATGCGCTGGATTTCTCGTGGTACGCCAACTTACCACGTATAGAGACTAGACTATACCTGGACCAATATGGGGGCGCCAACGACATCTGGATCGGAAAGACCCTTTACAG GATGCCGGTTGTGAACAATGACCTGTACCTTGAGCTCGCCAAAGCGGACTTCAACCAGTGCCAGGCTCTGCATCAGCTTGAGTGGCTTGGCCTCCAAAT GTGGTACGAGGAGAATGGTCTTGGAAAGTACGGAGTGAACAAGAAGAGCATGTTGAGGGCCTACTTCTTAGCTGTGTCATCTATATTCGAACCAGACCGGGCGGCCGAGCGACTCGGGTGGGCTCGGACGGCCGTGCTGGCCGACGCTGTCTCAGCATACTTCTGCAGTAAGTCATGCACGGAGGAGATGAGGCTGCATTTCATCCGCGACTTCCTTAAGGGCGATGTCGATAAAAGCTGTGATAACAACTGGATCAG GTCCGGAATGGAGAAGACAGAGGAAGGCCTGCTGGGGCTCCTCCACCAGCTGATCGACCGCCTTGCCTTTGAGGCCGTCCCGCCGCCGCCACTCGAGCGCCGCGCCACCCGGCACGACCTGCGACAAGCG TGGCATCAGTGGCTGGTGACGTGGAGGGAGGAAGGGACGAATGGATGGGCCCACGCGGGGGCGCGGCGGTCGGGGACGGAGGACACGGGGCTGCTTTTCGGCCGGACGGTGGAGATCTGCGGGGGCCGGTTCGCTCCGACGGATCAGGCGGTGGACCAGCCGGAGTACGTCCGCCTCACCCGCCtcacctcctccctctcccgCCTCCTCTCCCTTATAattaggaggaggaggaccaCGACGATGCTCCTCTCCCTGCAG GGTGTGGCAGAGAAGGACACGATCGTAAACAAAATCGACGAG TTCGAGGAAGTTGATTCCGAGATGCAAGAGCTAGTTCAGTGTGTTCTCCAAAGTTCCAGTAACCTCAACAACACCACCAAGCAGACATTCCTGAGTGTAGTGAAAAGCTTTTATTATCTTGCTCATTGCCCATACGCCACTCTCGACACCCATATCTCCAAAGTGATCTTTCACAGAGTGGTTTAA